In Drosophila subpulchrella strain 33 F10 #4 breed RU33 chromosome 3R, RU_Dsub_v1.1 Primary Assembly, whole genome shotgun sequence, the following are encoded in one genomic region:
- the LOC119545835 gene encoding protein lap4 isoform X19 — MFKCIPIFKGCNRQVEFVDKRHCSLPQVPEEILRYSRTLEELFLDANHIRDLPKNFFRLHRLRKLGLSDNEIGRLPPDIQNFENLVELDVSRNDIPDIPDDIKHLQSLQVADFSSNPIPKLPSGFSQLKNLTVLGLNDMSLTTLPADFGSLTQLESLELRENLLKYLPETISQLTKLKRLDLGDNEIEDLPPYLGYLPGLHELWLDHNQLQRLPPELGLLTKLTYLDVSENRLEELPNEISGLVSLTDLDLAQNLLEALPDGIAKLNRLTILKLDQNRLQRLNDTLGNCENMQELILTENFLSELPASIGQMTKLSNLNVDRNALEYLPLEIGQCANLGVLSLRDNKLKKLPPELGNCTVLHVLDVSGNQLLYLPYSLVNLQLKAVWLSENQSQPLLTFQPDFDAETGEQVLSCYLLPQQEYQPITPDYPPMTLYRSSEKFDSTEFFSYQQKARDLESDSEPFEEREPSRTVVKFSEEASQEKDTPFVRQNTPHPKDLKAKAQKLKVERSRNEEHANLVTLPEENGTKLAETPTETRTIANNHQQQAQPVQQPTVGVNSKQPVGVVTPTTTTVAPPAIQGGSEGSSTTANNVKVATAAVVAELQATVGGTDEAQDEDEQEDEFESDRRVGFQVEGEDDDFYKRPPKLHRRDTPHHLKNKRVQHLTDKQASEILANALASQERNDGTPQHSLSGKVTSPIEEEEQLEVEQEQEQQQQHPFDSSLSPIPAGKAEAATDSDNLDGVTELRLEQYEIHIERTAAGLGLSIAGGKGSTPFKGDDDGIFISRVTEAGPADLAGLRVGDKVIKVNGIVVVDADHYQAVQVLKACGAVLVLVVQREVTRLIGHPVFSEDGSVSQISVETRTLVAEAPPATAVSHERYIPAAIEVVPQQQQQQQLQQIQHPIQQVAPAHSYSGNVFATPTPTAQPAVAPNGLLLNGREAPLSYIQLHTTLIRDQIGQGLGFSIAGGKGSPPFKDDCDGIFISRLTEGGLAHRDGKIMVGDRVMAINGNDMTEAHHDAAVACLTEPQRFVRLVLQREYRGPLEPPTSPRSPAVLNSLSPSGYLANRPANFSRSVGEVEQPYKYNTLASTTPTYTTTPTVPASISNNSNTLPSSKTNGFATAAAASAAPSVAASSVGATIDSATGQPVPAPRRTNSVPLGEGDLGAASTTSGDSGEAQPSSLRPLTSDDFQAMIPAHFLSGGSQHQVHVARPNEVGVSAVTVNVNKPQPDLPMFPAAPTELGRVTETITKSTFTETVMTRITDNQLAEPLISEEVVLPKNQGSLGFSIIGGTDHSCVPFGTREPGIFISHIVPGGIASKCGKLRMGDRILKVNEADVSKATHQDAVLELLKPGDDIKLTIQHDPLPPGFQSIEVVYVKTEEVLLSKAEGERLGMHIKGGLNGQRGNPADPSDEGVFVSKINSVGAARRDGRLKVGMRLLEVNGHSLLGASHQDAVNVLRNAGNEIQLVVCKGYDKSNLIHSIGQAGGMSTGFNSSASCSGGSRQGSRASETGSELSQSQSVSSLDHEEDERLRQDFDVFSSQKPDAQPTGQTILAAAAAMVHGTTSPTPAAVTATPTPAPAAAPVASADLPAQDTPATQTVALIHAEQQAHQQQQQQTQLAPLGQEKSTQEKVLEIVRAADAFTTVPPKSPSEHHEQDKIQKTTTVVISKHTLDTNPSTPTTPAAPLPIAGSAESANSAPAPAPASSPGSGPVLPAATVQTQTQTTSEGRDGEEQSQLQQRGTQTPDRLAPGARYSYQQMLESQEENQTTPSKPKKAEPVYIIDDEDDDEDDDEDEEEEEEEEDEDEVHAGSHRLDDIDAILEEDEEEDTESSPPLEVQSPPSYADTDSDTFDRRRGRYTSDSESDCRPYKPSRSGRSTPEYGGHRKSVSFDLSGDERSKSDYERSRSRTPDGYTRAYDSEQDTRGPGRNRLPRKGILRATSPCSTLDKAVPIVPAVARIREVESPQLQRVSRATSPDPPAGELDRENPFRHPTLEDDEYTRIAKEVSRSPRSPRSPREQFFFGSSRSSEDLLEQSQSQSSGRSTPNTVISKSTENLTGTRPKIPPPVAPKPQLKKADLVRNVALETFQNTDVGQGDFTVFEHDASTNTIHPVEAKLPVRVTTKTKPNRPRESPPPPPVNFATLPTKVPSTPTLRDVEESIYMEALPPTSPSQFRPHEFLHENSPDNILVSPQEHREYLLRENELRNQLRAPYEPAPPVPITGGGYSLLVAGSPNQIFPTAQILPVQYASLPQPQQPNTLTLKPASPTATSDPKPNPSPAPSASPLFNLVLLPPGDQVVTNKSGSTALLYLQSPQLSSTPGAAAAEPTSTPSKVPKSVSDKKRFFESAMEDQHRPTQKTDKVFSFLSKDEVEKLRQEEERKIATLRRDKNSRLLDAANDNIDKKDAAEKRSHDNSSGEDNDDSDQEEEAEDSVDNAALGHLTDAEDMRNPLEEIEAVFRS; from the exons ATATACCCGACATTCCCGACGATATCAAGCATCTGCAGAGCCTGCAGGTGGCCGACTTCAGCTCGAATCCGATACCCAAGCTGCCCTCGGGCTTCTCCCAGCTGAAGAACCTGACCGTCCTGGGCCTCAACGACATGTCGCTCACCACATTGCCAGCGGACTTTGGCAGCCTCACCCAGCTGGAGTCGCTGGAGCTCCGCGAGAATCTGCTCAAGTACCTGCCCGAGACAATAAGCCAGCTGACGAAGCTGAAGCGCCTGGACCTGGGCGACAACGAGATCGAGGATCTGCCGCCCTACCTGGGCTATCTGCCCGGTCTGCACGAGCTCTGGCTGGACCACAACCAGCTGCAGCGCCTGCCGCCGGAGCTGGGCCTGCTGACTAAGTTAACCTACCTCGACGTGTCCGAGAACCGGCTGGAGGAGCTGCCCAACGAGATCAGTGGCCTGGTCAGCCTGACGGACCTGGATCTGGCCCAGAATCTGCTCGAGGCCCTGCCCGATGGCATTGCCAAGCTGAACAGACTGACCATCCTGAAGCTGGACCAGAATCGATTGCAACGGCTGAACGATACGCTCGGAAA CTGCGAGAACATGCAGGAGCTGATCCTCACCGAGAACTTCCTCTCCGAGCTGCCCGCCTCCATCGGCCAGATGACCAAGCTGAGCAACCTGAACGTGGATCGCAATGCGCTGGAGTACCTGCCCCTGGAGATCGGCCAGTGTGCCAATCTGGGGGTGCTCAGTCTGCGGGACAACAAGCTGAAGAAGCTGCCGCCGGAGCTGGGCAACTGCACGGTGCTCCATGTGCTGGATGTGAGCGGGAACCAGTTGCTGTATCTGCCCTACTCCCTGGTCAATCTGCAGCTGAAGGCCGTCTGGCTGTCGGAGAATCAGTCGCAGCCGCTGCTTACCTTCCAGCCGGACTTCGATGCGGAAACCGGGGAGCAGGTGCTGTCCTGCTATCTGCTGCCCCAGCAGGAGTACCAGCCAATTACCCCAG ACTATCCACCCATGACGCTTTATAGATCAAGCGAAAAATTCGATTCGACGGAATTCTTCAGTTATCAGCAGAAAG CCCGTGACCTGGAATCCGATTCGGAGCCGTTCGAGGAGCGCGAGCCGTCGCGCACGGTGGTCAAGTTCTCGGAGGAGGCCAGCCAGGAGAAGGACACGCCCTTCGTGCGCCAGAACACGCCGCATCCCAAGGATCTCAAGGCCAAGGCGCAGAAGCTGAAGGTGGAGCGCAGCCGGAACGAGGAGCACGCCAACCTGGTCACGCTGCCCGAGGAG AACGGCACCAAATTAGCCGAGACGCCAACCGAGACCCGAACCATTGCCAACAATCACCAACAGCAGGCGCAGCCAGTGCAGCAACCCACCGTTGGTGTGAACTCCAAGCAGCCAGTGGGTGTAGTAACTCCCACCACGACGACAGTCGCACCACCAGCCATACAGGGTGGCTCAGAGGGCAGCAGCACCACCGCCAACAATGTGAAGGTGGCCACTGCAGCTGTGGTCGCCGAACTGCAGGCTACAGTTGGTGGAACCGATGAGGCCCAGGATGAGGACGAGCAGGAGGATGAGTTT GAATCCGATCGCCGTGTGGGCTTTCAGGTGGAGGGCGAAGATGATGACTTCTACAAAAGGCCACCAAAATTGCACAGAAG GGACACTCCGCACCACCTAAAAAACAAGCGTGTGCAGCATTTAACCGACAAGCAGGCCAGCGAGATCCTGGCCAATGCCCTCGCCTCCCAGGAGCGCAATGATGGCACACCGCAGCACTCGCTGTCCGGCAAGGTGACATCGCCCatcgaggaggaggagcagctggaggtggagcaggagcaggagcagcagcagcagcatcccTTCGACTCCTCGCTCTCGCCCATTCCAGCTGGCAAAGCAGAGGCTGCCACCGACTCAG ACAACCTGGATGGCGTCACGGAGCTGCGCTTGGAGCAGTACGAAATCCACATCGAACGCACTGCAGCCGGACTGGGCCTGAGCATTGCCGGTGGCAAGGGTTCCACGCCCTTCAAGGGCGACGACGATGGCATCTTCATATCCCGGGTCACCGAGGCGGGACCCGCCGATCTGGCCGGCCTTAGAGTGGGCGACAAGGTGATCAAGGTCAATGGCATCGTGGTGGTTGATGCGGATCACTACCAGGCGGTGCAGGTGCTGAAGGCCTGTGGTGCCGTCCTGGTTCTGGTGGTGCAGCGGGAGGTTACCCGCCTAATTGGACACCCCGTGTTCAGCGAGGATGGCAGTGTGTCGCAAATCTCGGTGGAAACGCGAACACTGGTTGCGGAGGCTCCTCCGGCTACTGCTGTCAGCCATGAGCGTTACATCCCGGCAGCCATTGAAGTGGtgccccagcagcagcagcagcagcagctccagCAGATACAACATCCCATTCAGCAGGTGGCCCCAGCACATAGCTATTCTGGCAATGTGtttgccacacccacacccactGCCCAGCCTGCTGTCGCTCCCAATGGATTGCTCCTGAATGGCAGG GAGGCGCCGCTGAGCTACATCCAGCTGCACACGACGCTCATCCGCGATCAGATTGGCCAGGGACTGGGATTCAGCATTGCGGGCGGCAAGGGTTCGCCGCCCTTCAAGGACGACTGCGATGGCATTTTCATATCGCGCCTCACGGAGGGCGGCCTGGCGCACCGCGATGGCAAAATTATGGTGGGCGACCGTGTGATGGCG ATTAACGGCAACGATATGACGGAGGCGCATCATGACGCGGCCGTCGCCTGTTTGACGGAACCGCAGCGATTTGTGCGTTTAGTACTGCAGCGCGAGTATCGAGGTCCTCTGGAGCCGCCCACGAGTCCACGCAGTCCGGCCGTGCTCAACTCGCTGAGCCCCTCCGGATATCTGGCCAACCGACCAG CTAACTTCAGTCGCTCTGTGGGCGAAGTGGAGCAGCCCTACAAGTACAACACCCTGGCGtcgaccacgcccacttatACTACCACGCCCACCGTGCCAGCTAGCATAAGCAACAATAGCAACACGCTGCCCAGCAGCAAAACCAATGGATTTGCAACAGCTGCTGCGGCTTCGGCTGCCCCTTCTGTGGCTGCCTCTTCCGTTGGTGCCACGATAGACAGTGCCACGGGGCAACCAGTTCCGGCTCCTCGGCGCACCAACTCGGTTCCCCTGGGCGAAGGAGACCTTGGAGCGGCCTCCACCACCAGCGGCGATTCTGGCGAGGCTCAG CCCTCCTCGCTGCGACCGCTGACCAGCGATGACTTTCAGGCGATGATTCCGGCACACTTCCTCAGCGGCGGCAGTCAGCATCAGGTGCATGTGGCACGGCCCAACGAGGTGGGCGTGAGTGCGGTCACCGTGAATGTGAACAAGCCGCAGCCGGATCTGCCCATGTTCCCGGCGGCACCCACCGAACTGGGCCGCGTCACCGAGACGATCACCAAGTCCACCTTCACGGAGACCGTGATGACCCGCATCACCGACAATCAGTTGGCGGAACCCCTGATCAGTGAG GAGGTTGTGCTGCCCAAGAACCAGGGCTCCCTGGGATTCAGCATCATCGGCGGAACGGATCATTCCTGTGTGCCCTTTGGCACTCGAGAGCCTGGAATTTTCATATCGCAC ATTGTGCCCGGCGGGATTGCCTCCAAGTGCGGCAAGCTGCGCATGGGAGATCGCATATTGAAAGTCAACGAGGCGGATGTTTCCAAGGCCACACATCAGGATGCCGTTCTGGAGTTGCTGAAGCCAGGTGATGATATCAAGCTGACCATCCAGCACGATCCACTGCCGCCAGGATTCCAG AGCATAGAAGTAGTTTATGTAAAAACAGAG GAAGTGCTGCTCAGCAAGGCGGAGGGCGAACGTCTGGGCATGCACATCAAGGGTGGGCTAAATGGACAGCGCGGTAATCCTGCCGATCCCTCCGACGAGGGTGTCTTCGTGTCCAAAATTAACTCGGTCGGTGCGGCCAGACGGGACGGAAGGCTTAAG GTGGGCATGCGTCTGCTGGAGGTTAATGGACACTCGCTGCTGGGCGCCTCGCACCAGGATGCGGTCAATGTGCTGCGCAACGCCGGCAACGAGATTCAATTGGTCGTTTGCAAGGGCTACGACAAGTCCAATTTAATTCATTCCATTGGCCAGGCCGGCGGCATGAGCACTGGCTTCAACTCGTCTGCATCCTGCAGCGGTGGCAGTCGCCAAG GATCTCGTGCCTCGGAAACGGGCTCGGAACTGAGCCAGAGTCAGAGTGTATCCAGTCTGGACCACGAGGAGGATGAGCGACTGCGACAG GACTTTGATGTCTTCTCCTCGCAGAAGCCAGATGCCCAGCCAACTGGTCAAACGATCCTGGCCGCCGCTGCCGCCATGGTGCATGGCACCACTTCGCCCACTCCCGCTGCTGTGACTGCCACACCcactcctgctcctgctgctgctccagTGGCATCTGCTGATTTACCGGCCCAGGACACGCCAGCCACCCAGACCGTGGCGCTCATTCACGCAGAACAACAGGCCcatcaacagcaacaacagcagacGCAACTGGCGCCCTTGGGTCAGGAGAAGAGCACCCAGGAGAAG GTGCTGGAAATTGTGCGCGCGGCTGACGCCTTCACCACCGTGCCACCAAAGTCACCGTCGGAGCACCACGAGCAGGACAAGATACAGAAGACCACGACGGTTGTCATATCGAAGCACACGCTCGACACGAATCCCAGTACCCCCACAACGCCGGCGGCACCTCTGCCCATCGCCGGATCTGCTGAGTCAGCGAActctgctcctgctcctgctcctgcatCCTCGCCAGGTTCGGGGCCAGTGCTTCCTGCCGCCACCGTGCAGACACAGACGCAAACGACCTCTGAGGGCAGAGATGGCGAGGAGCAGTCGCAACTACAG CAACGAGGCACCCAGACTCCGGATCGCCTGGCCCCCGGAGCACGTTACTCCTACCAGCAGATGCTGGAGTCGCAGGAGGAGAACCAAACCACCCCATCGAAGCCCAAGAAGGCGGAGCCCGTGTACATCATAGATGACGAGGATGATGATGAAGATGAcgatgaggatgaggaggaggaggaggaggaggaggatgaaGACGAAGTCCATGCTGGTTCCCATAGGCTGGACGACATAGATGCCATCCTggaggaggacgaggaggaggacacGGAGAGCTCTCCGCCCCTGGAGGTGCAGTCACCTCCTTCCTATGCCGACACCGATTCCGATACCTTCGATCGACGACGTGGTCGCTACACCAGCGATTCCGAGAGCGACTGTCGACCCTACAAACCCTCGAGATCGGGTCGCAGTACACCTGAATATGGAGGTCATCGCAAGTCCGTGAGCTTCGATCTCAGCGGGGATGAGCGTTCCAAGTCAGACTACGAACGATCCCGCTCCCGCACTCCAGATGGCTATACCAGGGCCTACGATTCGGAGCAGGATACTCGAGGTCCGGGCCGAAATCGCCTGCCTCGCAAAGGCATCCTGCGGGCCACCAGTCCCTGCTCCACGCTGGACAAAGCAGTGCCCATTGTGCCGGCAGTGGCTCGCATCCGTGAAGTGGAGTCGCCACAGCTGCAGCGAGTTTCCAGGGCCACCTCCCCAGATCCACCCGCCGGCGaactggaccgggagaatccCTTCCGGCATCCCACACTCGAGGATGATGAGTACACGAGGATAGCCAAGGAGGTCAGCAGGTCACCAAGATCACCACGCTCCCCGCGCGAGCAGTTCTTCTTTGGCTCTTCGAGATCTAGCGAGGATCTGCTAGAGCAATCCCAGTCGCAGTCCAGTGGACGCAGCACACCCAACACCGTGATCTCCAAGTCCACGGAGAACCTGACGGGCACTCGACCAAAGATACCTCCACCAGTTGCCCCAAAACCCCAGCTGAAGAAGGCGGATCTGGTGCGGAATGTGGCGCTGGAGACCTTCCAGAACACCGATGTGGGTCAGGGTGACTTTACGGTCTTCGAGCACGATGCCAGCACGAATACGATCCATCCGGTGGAGGCCAAGCTGCCCGTGAGGGTCACCACCAAGACGAAACCGAATCGCCCGAGGGAATCGCCACCACCGCCGCCCGTGAACTTTGCCACGCTGCCAACCAAGGTGCCTAGTACTCCCACTCTACGGGATGTGGAGGAATCCATCTACATGGAGGCCCTGCCACCGACCTCGCCCTCGCAGTTCCGCCCCCACGAGTTTCTGCACGAGAACTCACCGGACAATATCCTGGTATCGCCGCAGGAGCACCGCGAGTATTTGCTGCGCGAAAACGAGCTGAGGAATCAGCTGCGGGCGCCCTATGAACCAGCTCCTCCGGTTCCCATCACCGGCGGTGGATATTCG CTGCTGGTCGCCGGGTCGCCCAACCAGATCTTTCCCACCGCCCAAATACTGCCGGTGCAGTATGCCAGTTTGCCGCAACCGCAGCAGCCCAACACGCTCACCCTTAAGCCCGCCTCTCCTACGGCGACCTCTGACCCCAAGCCCAACCCTAGCCCCGCCCCCTCAGCCTCTCCCCTTTTCAACCTGGTCCTCCTGCCGCCCGGCGACCAGGTGGTGACCAACAAATCTGGCTCTACGGCCCTGCTCTACCTGCAATCGCCGCAGTTATCG TCAACACCtggagctgctgctgcagaGCCCACATCAACACCGAGTAAAGTGCCTAAATCGGTTTCCGATAAAAAACGCTTCTTTGAGTCAGCCATGGAGGATCAACACAGGCCCACACAAAAGACAG ACAAAGTTTTCTCATTCCTGTCAAAGGATGAAGTGGAAAAGCTGCGACAGGAGGAGGAGAGGAAAATTGCAACATTGCGCCGTGATAAGAATTCCAGATTACTGGATGCCGCCAACGACAACATTGACAAGAAGGATGCCGCGGAGAAGAGGAGCCATGACAACAGCAGCGGCGAGGATAATGATGACAGCGaccaggaggaggaggcggaggATTCTGTTGACAACGCCGCTCTGGGGCACTTAACTGATGCGGAGGACATGAG